One window from the genome of Hoplias malabaricus isolate fHopMal1 chromosome 18, fHopMal1.hap1, whole genome shotgun sequence encodes:
- the LOC136675292 gene encoding uncharacterized protein, which yields MPGETGCYIGVTLTSLALLISVSLNIILYTLRKRERQSRAVEEALYRHSLQDDRFDDEEQLSQNNPIYGNICMDGGGTANFNYGLYEPRTNLSTRQEEKDEPNDVSYASLDLTVAQKRKKKRKYHNKPNQTHQVQTHTPPGQQSSVDTSVDHEVTLPSRSSSLMVSRNSIYLNSHQVALEAEELERERDREREWKSNREREREIQIRNMHSDFDHSFGQSELSHEQDH from the exons ATGCCGGGTGAAACAG GTTGCTACATAGGTGTGACACTGACATCCCTAGCACTGTTAATATCAGTATCTTTAAACATAATTCTGTACAcactgagaaaaagagaaagacagagcagAG CTGTGGAAGAGGCTCTATACAGACATTCTTTACAGGATGACAG GTTTGATGACGAAGAACAACTCAGTCAGAATAATCCTATTTATGGGAACATCTGTATGGATGGAGGAG GTACAGCAAATTTCAATTATGGATTGTACGAACCTAGGACAAACCTAAGCACAAGACAAGAAGAAAAG GATGAGCCAAACGACGTCTCATACGCCTCCCTGGATCTGACTGTGGcacagaagaggaagaagaagcgAAAATATCACAACAAGCCAAACCAGACACATCAGGTCCAGACTCATACTCCCCCTGGTCAGCAGAGCAGCGTGGACACCAGTGTGGACCACGAGGTGACCCTGCCGTCCCGCTCCAGCAGCCTCATGGTGTCTCGAAACAGCATCTACCTCAATAGCCACCAAGTAGCCCTGGAGGCAGAAGagctggaaagagagagagatcgagaaCGAGAGTGGAAAAGCAatcgagaaagagagagagagatacagataaGGAATATGCACAGCGACTTTGATCACAGctttggccaatcagagctgagCCATGAGCAAGACCACTGA